A region from the Trueperaceae bacterium genome encodes:
- the raiA gene encoding ribosome-associated translation inhibitor RaiA has protein sequence MNIYKLMGRNIEVTDAMRQYAEDKLARLDRYFDQIIDASVVMGYDTSENAANPAKVEVQLNVPGGIIRAEERALDTYAAVDLVMAKLERQLKRFKGRLIAQRGESIPLPEETEAEERAPRVSRVKRHVLRPMAPEDAAVQMEALGHGFFLFRNVETDLVSVIYLRDDGDYGLIEPAN, from the coding sequence ATGAACATCTACAAGCTGATGGGTCGCAACATCGAAGTGACCGACGCCATGCGTCAGTACGCCGAGGACAAGCTGGCCCGACTCGATCGTTACTTCGACCAGATCATCGACGCCAGCGTGGTCATGGGTTACGACACCAGCGAGAACGCCGCCAACCCCGCCAAGGTCGAGGTGCAGCTCAACGTCCCCGGCGGCATCATCCGGGCCGAAGAGCGCGCGCTGGACACGTACGCCGCCGTCGACCTCGTCATGGCCAAGCTCGAGCGGCAGCTCAAGCGCTTCAAGGGTCGCCTCATCGCGCAGCGCGGCGAGAGCATCCCGCTGCCCGAGGAGACCGAGGCGGAGGAGCGCGCGCCGCGCGTGTCGCGCGTCAAGCGCCACGTGCTGCGCCCCATGGCGCCCGAGGACGCCGCCGTCCAGATGGAGGCGCTAGGCCACGGTTTCTTCCTCTTCCGCAACGTCGAGACCGACCTCGTCAGCGTCATCTACCTGCGCGACGACGGCGATTACGGGTTGATCGAGCCGGCCAACTGA
- a CDS encoding helix-turn-helix transcriptional regulator has protein sequence MVSRSEAVGGRAADASAGRGASIRRCAAGSAIEILQEKWVLHIVHALLGGSRCFNELGRDVGGCNPTTLAHRLARLEGVGVIRKEVLHDDAHAAGLPRCSYELTDAGRELQEVIDAIRVWAVAHLGTSEPNGDPGYFDGDAGRT, from the coding sequence GTGGTGAGTCGGAGCGAGGCTGTCGGCGGTCGTGCCGCCGATGCGAGTGCAGGGCGCGGCGCGTCTATCAGGCGCTGCGCGGCCGGTTCCGCCATCGAGATCCTTCAGGAGAAGTGGGTCCTGCACATAGTGCACGCGTTGCTCGGTGGCTCGCGCTGCTTCAACGAGCTGGGGCGCGATGTCGGAGGCTGCAACCCGACCACCCTGGCGCACCGCCTCGCCCGTCTCGAGGGCGTCGGGGTGATCCGCAAGGAAGTGCTCCACGACGACGCTCACGCCGCCGGCCTGCCGCGCTGCAGCTACGAGCTCACCGATGCCGGTAGGGAGCTGCAGGAAGTCATAGACGCCATCCGGGTATGGGCCGTCGCCCATCTCGGAACGTCTGAGCCGAACGGCGATCCCGGTTACTTCGACGGCGACGCCGGCCGCACCTGA